A region from the Antennarius striatus isolate MH-2024 chromosome 22, ASM4005453v1, whole genome shotgun sequence genome encodes:
- the LOC137589672 gene encoding serine/threonine-protein kinase pim-3-like, whose amino-acid sequence METQEPDKKISPVKKKKKNQFEDKYCQLYRLGDGGHGSVYVGYRKKDFLRVAIKHIPQTLVFREDDDRSKMPLEVLVMMKMSQQAGVGQSASISLLDHYDLEKELIIVMECPFPAVDLLNYSKSRGGTLEEEEARLFFKQLVEAVRELDANKIFHADIKMENILVDISSGVPRLRIIDFGLSMFINDGDTIEDIFPGAPCYDPPEWYWSSVYSSRPVTVWQMGVVLHDMLHRHFNTTFFLENGLRISQELSPNCQNVLRLCLAEDPQQRPTLEQLLSHSWLE is encoded by the coding sequence ATGGAGACACAGGAGCCGGACAAGAAAATCAgtccagtgaagaagaagaagaagaatcagttTGAGGATAAATATTGCCAACTGTACCGACTCGGTGATGGAGGCCATGGATCTGTGTACGTCGGTTACaggaaaaaagattttctcCGCGTAGCGATCAAGCACATTCCCCAGACCCTTGTTTTCCGTGAAGACGACGACAGGAGCAAGATGCCTCTTGAAGTGCTtgtcatgatgaagatgagtcaaCAAGCAGGAGTTGGCCAGTCAGCATCCATTTCCCTCCTGGACCACTACGACCTGGAGAAGGagctcatcatcgtcatggaaTGTCCATTTCCAGCGGTTGACCTCTTGAATTACAGCAAGTCCAGAGGAGGTactttggaggaagaggaggccagactcttcttcaagcagctggtggaagctgtcagagaacttgatgccaacaagattttccatgcagacatcaaaatggaaaatatcttgGTTGACATCAGCAGCGGTGTTCCACGTTTGAGGATAATTGACTTTGGtctaagcatgtttatcaacgatGGGGACACAATTGAAGATATATTTCCTGGAGCTCCGTGCTATGACCCACCAGAGTGGTACTGGAGTTCAGTGTACAGCAGTAGGCCTGTTACTGTGTGGCAGATGGGAGTGGTTCTCCATGACATGCTGCACAGACACTTTAATACAACGTTTTTCTTGGAGAATGGCCTCCGTATCAGTCAGGAGTTGTCTCCAAACTGCCAAAACGTGTtgcgtctgtgtctggctgaggaccctcagcagcgtcccactctggagcagctcctgaGTCATTCCTGGCTGGAATGA